From Chryseobacterium salivictor, a single genomic window includes:
- a CDS encoding glucose 1-dehydrogenase → MEVSLKNQVAIITGSSSGIGAGIAQSMAASGATVVINYPSEGSLEKASAILKKITNNGGNGIVYQCDVSKEDEVVKMFQEVVEQLGTVDILVNNAGIQKDAKFTEMNLDQWNAVIGVNLTGQFLCAREAVKEFLRRGIDPSRSVACGKIIHISSVHEIIPWAGHANYASSKGAIRMLMQTLAQEYGADKIRVNSICPGAIQTSINKDAWQTPEELNSLLKLVPYNRIGQPQDIGNLAVFLASDLADYITGTSIFIDGGMTTFESFSTGG, encoded by the coding sequence ATGGAAGTTTCTCTTAAAAATCAAGTCGCCATAATCACCGGTTCTTCCAGCGGAATCGGAGCCGGGATTGCCCAGTCGATGGCAGCATCAGGCGCTACGGTTGTCATTAATTATCCCTCAGAAGGTTCTCTGGAAAAAGCCAGTGCCATTCTGAAAAAAATCACCAATAATGGGGGAAATGGAATCGTTTATCAATGCGATGTTTCCAAAGAAGACGAGGTTGTAAAAATGTTTCAGGAGGTTGTAGAACAATTAGGTACCGTTGATATTTTAGTTAACAATGCCGGAATTCAAAAAGATGCGAAGTTTACCGAAATGAATTTGGATCAATGGAATGCCGTGATTGGGGTTAATTTAACCGGTCAGTTTTTATGCGCCCGGGAAGCCGTGAAAGAATTTCTCAGAAGAGGAATTGATCCCTCCCGTTCGGTCGCCTGCGGAAAAATCATTCATATTTCATCCGTACACGAAATTATTCCCTGGGCTGGCCATGCCAATTACGCGTCGAGTAAAGGGGCGATCAGGATGTTGATGCAGACTTTGGCGCAGGAGTATGGCGCAGATAAAATCCGCGTGAACTCCATTTGTCCGGGCGCAATTCAGACTTCCATTAATAAAGATGCCTGGCAAACGCCGGAGGAATTGAATTCTTTGCTCAAACTGGTTCCCTATAACAGAATTGGTCAGCCTCAGGATATTGGGAATCTGGCGGTATTTCTGGCGAGCGATCTGGCAGATTATATTACAGGAACCAGTATCTTTATCGATGGAGGAATGACCACGTTCGAATCTTTCTCAACGGGCGGATAA
- the mtaB gene encoding tRNA (N(6)-L-threonylcarbamoyladenosine(37)-C(2))-methylthiotransferase MtaB — translation MEHLHLKTAAFHTLGCKLNFAETSTIARQLTGAGYQKVNFDEPANVYIINTCSVTENADRECKFHVKRAMKANPDGLVVILGCYAQLKPEEISAIEGVDLVLGAREKFNILSYLDDLQKSENHGIIHSCEIDEADFFIGSYSIGDRTRAFLKVQDGCDYKCTYCTIPLARGISRSDTIENVVKNATEIAQKGIREIVLTGVNIGDYGKGEFGNKKHEHTFLDLISELDQVEGIERIRISSIEPNLLKDESIELVAKSKRFVPHFHIPLQSGSDDLLKKMKRRYLTGIYTNRVAKIRQVMPDSCIGVDVIVGFPGETEEKFLETYNFLNELPISYLHVFTYSERENTEAAEMEGVIPIPERKRRNKMLRILSEKKKMAFYETQLGKTLPVLWEHENKNGIMFGFTENYVRVQKPFDENSINQIEILKLKTILADGTVSVFPAFEEFLAKI, via the coding sequence ATGGAACACTTACACTTAAAAACCGCCGCTTTTCATACTTTAGGTTGCAAACTCAATTTTGCAGAAACCTCAACCATTGCCCGTCAGCTTACTGGTGCCGGTTACCAGAAAGTCAATTTCGATGAGCCCGCCAACGTCTACATCATCAATACCTGTTCGGTGACCGAAAATGCAGACCGCGAATGCAAGTTTCATGTAAAGCGTGCTATGAAAGCCAATCCCGATGGTTTGGTCGTTATTTTAGGATGTTATGCTCAATTGAAACCGGAAGAAATTTCTGCAATTGAAGGCGTTGATTTGGTCTTAGGAGCCAGGGAAAAATTCAATATTTTGAGTTACCTGGATGATTTGCAGAAATCAGAAAACCACGGAATCATTCATTCCTGCGAAATTGATGAAGCTGATTTCTTCATCGGAAGTTATTCGATTGGCGACCGAACCCGCGCTTTTTTGAAAGTACAGGATGGCTGCGATTACAAATGTACCTATTGCACGATTCCTTTGGCCAGAGGAATTTCCCGCTCCGATACCATAGAAAATGTCGTAAAAAATGCCACTGAAATCGCCCAAAAAGGAATTCGCGAAATCGTTTTAACTGGTGTGAATATTGGCGATTATGGAAAAGGTGAATTTGGAAACAAAAAACATGAACATACTTTTCTGGATTTAATTTCAGAATTAGATCAGGTGGAAGGCATTGAAAGAATCCGTATTTCATCCATTGAACCGAATTTATTGAAAGACGAAAGCATAGAACTGGTGGCGAAAAGCAAGCGTTTTGTGCCTCATTTCCATATTCCTTTACAGAGTGGAAGCGATGATTTATTAAAGAAAATGAAACGCCGGTACCTGACGGGGATCTACACTAACCGGGTGGCTAAAATCCGCCAGGTGATGCCCGATTCCTGTATTGGAGTTGATGTCATCGTAGGATTCCCCGGAGAAACAGAGGAAAAATTCCTGGAAACTTATAATTTCCTGAATGAATTACCTATTTCTTATCTCCACGTCTTTACCTATTCAGAAAGAGAAAATACAGAAGCTGCAGAAATGGAAGGTGTTATTCCAATTCCTGAAAGAAAGCGAAGAAATAAAATGCTGAGAATTCTTTCAGAGAAAAAGAAAATGGCTTTCTACGAAACCCAGCTTGGAAAAACACTTCCTGTCCTTTGGGAGCATGAAAATAAAAACGGAATCATGTTCGGTTTCACCGAAAATTATGTCCGCGTGCAAAAGCCGTTCGATGAAAATTCCATCAATCAAATAGAAATTTTAAAGCTCAAAACAATATTGGCTGATGGAACTGTTTCTGTATTTCCGGCTTTTGAGGAATTTCTGGCAAAAATATAA
- the trhA gene encoding PAQR family membrane homeostasis protein TrhA produces the protein MKTKTKYAVHTYSVLEERFNIWSHFIGLLLSVVAFILLLFRAMDLGSKRALISFSIFGLSMIILYLASTLYHSSKNPKRRFLLNIFDHAAIYVLIAGTYSPFALVSLNGHEGYTLFAVVWGIALFGVIFKIFFTGRFTVLSTALYVGMGWLIIFSFDSLLYHLDFRGLVWLLSGGISYTIGAALYSIHRIKFNHAIFHLFVLLGTFCHFMSVYFYVIPVSGK, from the coding sequence GTGAAAACCAAGACTAAATATGCCGTTCATACCTATTCAGTTTTAGAAGAGCGGTTTAATATTTGGTCTCATTTTATCGGTTTGCTCCTGAGTGTCGTGGCTTTCATTTTATTGCTGTTTCGCGCAATGGATTTAGGAAGTAAAAGGGCGCTCATCAGTTTTTCGATCTTTGGTCTGAGCATGATTATTCTTTATCTGGCTTCTACATTATATCACTCCTCCAAAAATCCTAAAAGAAGATTCCTGCTTAATATCTTCGATCACGCCGCGATTTATGTTTTAATTGCAGGAACTTATTCGCCGTTCGCTTTGGTCTCGCTGAATGGCCACGAGGGGTATACGCTTTTTGCGGTCGTTTGGGGAATTGCTCTATTTGGCGTCATTTTTAAAATTTTCTTTACAGGAAGATTTACCGTTTTATCCACTGCTCTTTACGTCGGAATGGGCTGGTTGATTATTTTCAGTTTTGACAGTCTGCTGTATCATCTGGATTTCCGGGGATTGGTTTGGTTGCTCTCTGGCGGCATTTCCTATACCATTGGCGCGGCTTTGTACAGCATTCACCGGATAAAATTCAATCACGCCATTTTTCACCTGTTCGTTTTATTAGGAACGTTCTGTCATTTTATGTCGGTGTATTTTTATGTAATTCCTGTGTCCGGGAAGTAA
- a CDS encoding MGH1-like glycoside hydrolase domain-containing protein, translating to MTEENKRLPDIAWKKWGPYVSNREWGVVREDYSADGDAWNYTSHDTAEAKTYRWGEEGICGISDDKQLLVFSLGLWNKKDSRIKERLFGLSNSQGNHGEDVKEYYYYLDNTPTHSYMKMLYKYPQNAFPYEDLILKNEQAGKENPEYELIDTGIFDRNEYFDIFIEYAKSSPEDMLIKITVTNKSSKDAPLILLPTIWFRNTWSWGYDDYRPHLNAVNSDQIAVNHKELTIKNIYAKQTSDVLFCNNETNYKRLFQSINAGKYCKDGINDFIINGNENAINNEKNGTKASFFIDETIPANSTQVFEFRLCDRDLDQPFADFDVIFSQRKTEADDFYKEVQKGVKTDDEKLVQRQAFAGMLWSKQFYHYNIEKWLEGDPAEIPPPKSRRHIRNENWENFNSLNIISMPDKWEYPWFATWDLAFHTLSFSIIDADFAKQQLKLLTLEWFMHPNGQLPAYEWDFSDVNPPVHAWAAFRVFKIDEVLKGKPDLEFLEGVFQKLLMTFTWWVNKKDNNGNNIFEGGFLGLDNIGIFDRNETLPYGENLEQADGTSWMAMFSLNMMRIAMELALYNKVYEDMATKFFEHFLSIANALDNMGENDFSLWDDQDEFFYDALQLKDCTNMFMRIRTIVGLIPMFAVEVIDEEMLDRLPAFKERMDWVLKNKPKLAALVSHWQVKGDDSKHLLSLLRGHRLKKLLERMLNEKEFLSDYGVRALSKEYKEHPFHINLDGTDYTVKYLPAESDSDMFGGNSNWRGPIWFPINFLIIESLQRFFFYYSPDFKVECPTGSGNYLNLDEIADFLGKRLAAIFLMDENGKRPFNRQYPRFQEDPDFKDYILFYEYFHGDNGRGVGASHQTGWTGLIAKILQPRFSKIPMEKVQTEMPDQSGVKIDAP from the coding sequence ATGACTGAAGAAAATAAAAGACTCCCCGATATTGCCTGGAAAAAATGGGGTCCGTACGTCAGCAATCGCGAATGGGGAGTGGTTCGCGAGGATTACAGTGCCGATGGTGATGCCTGGAATTACACCAGCCACGATACTGCCGAAGCAAAAACTTACCGCTGGGGCGAAGAGGGAATTTGCGGAATTTCTGATGATAAACAGCTGCTCGTTTTCTCCTTAGGTCTCTGGAACAAAAAAGACAGCAGGATCAAAGAGCGGCTGTTCGGCTTATCCAACAGCCAGGGAAATCATGGGGAAGATGTGAAGGAATATTACTATTATCTGGACAATACGCCCACGCATTCTTACATGAAGATGTTGTATAAATATCCTCAAAACGCTTTTCCTTATGAAGATTTAATCCTTAAAAATGAACAGGCCGGAAAAGAAAATCCGGAATATGAACTCATCGATACCGGGATTTTTGACCGGAATGAATATTTTGATATTTTTATTGAATACGCCAAATCTTCTCCCGAAGATATGCTTATCAAAATTACGGTGACCAATAAATCGTCGAAAGACGCTCCTTTGATTCTTCTGCCCACCATCTGGTTCAGGAATACCTGGAGTTGGGGTTACGATGATTACCGGCCTCATTTAAACGCGGTAAATTCGGATCAGATTGCAGTTAATCATAAAGAATTAACCATAAAAAACATCTACGCTAAACAAACTTCTGACGTTCTTTTCTGCAATAATGAAACCAATTATAAGCGGTTATTTCAGTCTATAAATGCCGGAAAATATTGCAAAGACGGCATCAATGATTTCATTATTAATGGAAATGAAAACGCCATTAATAATGAAAAAAATGGCACCAAGGCCTCTTTCTTTATCGATGAAACAATCCCGGCAAATTCGACACAGGTTTTTGAATTCCGGTTATGCGACCGGGATCTTGACCAGCCGTTTGCAGATTTTGATGTAATTTTTTCACAGCGGAAAACAGAAGCCGATGATTTTTATAAAGAGGTACAGAAGGGCGTAAAAACCGATGATGAAAAATTGGTACAGCGGCAGGCGTTCGCGGGAATGTTGTGGAGCAAACAGTTTTACCATTACAATATTGAAAAATGGTTAGAAGGTGATCCTGCTGAAATCCCGCCCCCGAAATCCCGAAGACATATCCGCAATGAAAACTGGGAGAATTTTAATTCTCTGAATATCATTTCGATGCCCGACAAATGGGAATATCCGTGGTTTGCGACCTGGGATCTGGCCTTTCATACTTTGAGTTTTTCTATTATCGATGCTGATTTTGCCAAACAGCAGTTGAAACTGTTGACCCTCGAATGGTTTATGCATCCGAACGGTCAGTTGCCGGCATATGAATGGGATTTCAGCGATGTCAATCCGCCGGTTCATGCCTGGGCAGCTTTCAGGGTTTTTAAAATTGATGAAGTCCTCAAAGGAAAACCTGACCTGGAATTTCTGGAAGGGGTTTTTCAGAAACTGTTAATGACCTTCACTTGGTGGGTCAACAAAAAAGACAATAATGGAAATAATATTTTCGAAGGCGGCTTCCTGGGTTTAGACAATATCGGAATTTTCGACCGAAATGAAACCCTGCCGTATGGGGAGAATTTAGAACAGGCCGACGGTACCAGCTGGATGGCGATGTTCTCACTGAATATGATGAGAATCGCCATGGAACTGGCTTTGTATAATAAAGTATATGAAGATATGGCCACCAAATTCTTTGAACATTTTTTAAGTATTGCCAATGCACTCGACAATATGGGAGAAAATGATTTTTCGCTGTGGGATGATCAGGACGAGTTTTTTTATGACGCGCTGCAGTTGAAAGACTGTACCAATATGTTTATGCGGATCCGTACCATCGTAGGTTTGATTCCCATGTTTGCCGTAGAGGTCATCGATGAAGAAATGCTCGATAGATTACCCGCTTTCAAAGAAAGAATGGACTGGGTCTTGAAAAACAAACCGAAGTTGGCTGCCCTCGTTTCCCACTGGCAGGTGAAAGGCGACGATTCCAAACATTTACTTTCTTTACTGAGAGGCCACCGGCTGAAAAAACTGCTCGAAAGAATGCTGAATGAAAAAGAATTTCTGAGCGATTATGGCGTGCGGGCTTTATCAAAGGAATATAAAGAACATCCGTTTCATATTAATTTAGACGGAACCGATTATACCGTGAAATATCTCCCGGCAGAAAGTGACAGCGATATGTTTGGCGGCAACAGCAATTGGCGGGGACCCATTTGGTTTCCCATTAATTTTTTAATTATTGAAAGCCTGCAGCGCTTCTTCTTTTATTACAGTCCCGATTTTAAAGTAGAATGCCCGACCGGCAGCGGAAATTACCTGAATTTAGATGAGATTGCAGATTTTCTGGGAAAACGGTTGGCTGCGATTTTTTTAATGGATGAAAACGGGAAACGTCCTTTTAACAGACAATATCCGAGATTTCAGGAAGATCCAGACTTCAAGGATTACATTTTGTTTTATGAATATTTTCATGGTGATAACGGCCGTGGAGTAGGAGCATCGCACCAAACCGGCTGGACGGGCTTAATCGCAAAAATTCTGCAGCCACGGTTTTCTAAAATTCCGATGGAAAAAGTGCAGACGGAAATGCCTGATCAATCTGGTGTAAAAATTGATGCTCCATAA
- the mqo gene encoding malate dehydrogenase (quinone), translating into MPTSANYKALQSHYDVVLIGGGIMSATLGTMLHELDPNLKIVIFERLGRFARESSAAWNNAGTGHSAFCELNYTPENEEGSIDISKAESIAEQFEISKQFWSYLLSKKYIDRPKDFINSCPHMSLVFGKEDVEFLRKRHEKMIQSELFKGMEFTTNHDKLRQWIPLIMAKRKDNEVLAATKMDLGTDVNFGTLTRKMGRFLAEDSQTDVYLYHDVKDIDPLSDGKWSVKVKDRMHYKLSDVTADFVFIGAGGYALPLLESSDIPESEGYGGFPVSGQWLVTHNPELIAKHQAKVYTKAGVDAPPMSVPHLDLRIIDGEKALLFGPFAGFSTKFLKEGSYLDLPESVNQKNIKSLFGAWWHNLPLTKYLVQQVAMTKVQRMQHLREFVKDAKAEDWELKIAGQRVQIIKKSEEEGGKLEFGTEVVVNKSGTIASLLGASPGASTAAFAMLQVLEKCFPEKVQNEWKEKLTEMIPTYGQKLADNPELIKNIRKYSKEILELDN; encoded by the coding sequence ATGCCTACATCAGCCAATTATAAAGCCCTTCAATCCCATTACGACGTTGTTTTAATCGGCGGAGGAATTATGAGTGCCACACTCGGAACCATGCTTCATGAACTTGATCCCAACCTGAAAATTGTGATTTTTGAAAGACTCGGCCGCTTTGCCCGGGAAAGTTCAGCTGCGTGGAATAATGCAGGAACAGGACATTCTGCTTTCTGTGAACTCAATTATACGCCGGAGAACGAAGAGGGTTCCATCGATATTTCCAAAGCTGAAAGTATTGCCGAACAGTTCGAAATTTCGAAACAGTTCTGGTCATATTTACTTTCTAAAAAATATATTGACCGGCCAAAAGACTTTATTAATTCCTGTCCGCACATGAGTTTGGTTTTCGGCAAGGAAGATGTCGAGTTTTTAAGAAAGCGTCATGAAAAAATGATTCAGTCTGAATTATTTAAAGGAATGGAATTTACCACAAACCACGACAAACTGCGCCAATGGATTCCTTTAATTATGGCCAAAAGAAAAGATAACGAAGTTCTTGCAGCCACGAAAATGGATTTGGGAACCGATGTCAATTTCGGAACATTAACCCGGAAAATGGGACGGTTTTTAGCAGAAGATTCCCAGACCGATGTTTATTTATACCATGATGTGAAAGATATTGATCCTTTGTCTGACGGAAAATGGTCGGTGAAAGTCAAAGACCGGATGCATTATAAATTGAGCGATGTCACCGCCGATTTTGTATTTATCGGTGCCGGAGGTTACGCCCTTCCGCTGCTCGAAAGTTCCGATATTCCCGAAAGTGAAGGCTATGGCGGATTCCCGGTTTCCGGCCAGTGGCTGGTTACCCATAACCCGGAATTAATCGCAAAGCACCAGGCAAAAGTCTACACCAAGGCCGGTGTGGATGCTCCGCCAATGAGTGTTCCCCATTTGGATCTGCGAATTATTGACGGAGAAAAAGCGCTGCTCTTTGGACCGTTTGCCGGATTCTCTACCAAGTTTTTGAAGGAAGGAAGCTACCTGGATTTACCGGAAAGTGTCAATCAAAAAAATATCAAATCCCTGTTTGGCGCATGGTGGCATAATCTGCCGTTGACGAAATATCTCGTACAGCAGGTCGCGATGACCAAAGTACAGCGCATGCAGCATTTAAGAGAGTTTGTAAAAGATGCGAAAGCAGAAGACTGGGAATTGAAAATTGCGGGACAAAGAGTTCAGATCATTAAAAAAAGTGAAGAAGAAGGCGGTAAATTAGAATTCGGGACAGAAGTCGTTGTGAATAAAAGCGGAACGATCGCCTCCCTGCTTGGTGCTTCTCCCGGGGCTTCTACGGCAGCATTTGCAATGCTTCAGGTCTTAGAGAAATGTTTTCCTGAAAAAGTGCAAAATGAATGGAAAGAAAAATTAACAGAAATGATTCCGACCTATGGACAGAAATTGGCAGATAATCCCGAACTTATCAAAAATATAAGAAAGTATAGCAAAGAAATACTCGAACTCGATAATTAG
- a CDS encoding DUF1684 domain-containing protein yields the protein MKNFFILMMGFLLTSCVSNIQEKEFSDVEKFQTELNAEYLNPKETPLRGSNFTNFKKHPFFPVDLKYRVSAKFIKTENPVAFELPTSSGKTRTYREFGKATFVLDGQELTLTLYQNLALIKTKKYKDYLFLPFRDLTNSKETYGGGKYMDLKIPKNDVIILDFNKSYQPYCAYNAFDYNCPIVPAENFLPVRIEAGVRYEDVYHH from the coding sequence ATGAAAAATTTCTTCATTCTAATGATGGGTTTTCTGCTGACCTCCTGCGTTTCAAACATTCAGGAAAAGGAGTTTTCTGATGTTGAAAAGTTTCAGACAGAGTTGAACGCAGAATATTTAAACCCAAAGGAAACTCCCTTGAGGGGAAGTAATTTTACCAATTTCAAAAAGCATCCTTTCTTTCCTGTTGATTTAAAGTACCGCGTTTCTGCAAAATTCATCAAAACTGAAAATCCAGTAGCTTTTGAACTTCCCACGTCTTCAGGAAAAACCAGAACCTATCGGGAATTCGGCAAAGCGACATTTGTTTTAGATGGTCAGGAATTAACTTTAACGCTTTATCAAAACTTAGCATTAATAAAGACGAAAAAATACAAAGACTATCTTTTTCTTCCCTTCCGGGATTTGACTAACAGCAAAGAAACCTATGGTGGCGGGAAATACATGGATTTGAAAATCCCGAAAAACGATGTCATTATTTTAGATTTCAACAAATCCTACCAACCCTATTGTGCGTATAACGCTTTCGATTACAACTGCCCGATTGTTCCGGCGGAGAATTTTTTACCGGTCAGAATTGAAGCAGGCGTTAGGTATGAAGATGTTTATCACCATTAA